The DNA segment TGTCGAGTTTTCGACTTTGTTCCTGAATCTCAGGATTGTCGGAGAGAGCAATGAATCGCTCCAGTGACTCTTCGCCAAGCTTGTTCAGCTTGCGCCGTTCCTCCTCCAATATTCTCAGTAATCGGCTCATCCACCCATCCCTCCGATCGCGTTTGGGATGTACCACTCCTTCAATCCATATTTTACGGGATTGCATAACCGATTTAATGCGCAAGTCGAATTAAAAAAATAAATCGATATGTTAAACCCAATGTCACCTAAACGTCCCATTCGTGAATATGCCAATAAAAAAACCTCCGACTCTCAGAGGCAATAACATGTGAATGAAGAATATCATTTTCTAATAAACATTTTTATATCATCCATGGCCAAATGGGCATGTCCTCTCACAAAGGCATATCGCGATACATTACATAATGCTTCTTTCTTGCGGACAATGAATAGTCTCCATTGGGCCCGTCCCAAACCTCATCCGCATTCGGATCGTCTTGTCCATCATCTTCCCAACCACAGAGGCGACAGATTTCCCAAGAACTCTTCAGCGAACAAGCTGTTATCATGAAACAGATTATCGGGAAAACCGTGAAAGCGATCCGGATCAAGCAAGGCATTAGCCCAGAAGATTGGGCGCATGAATGCGATGTGGACAGGTCCTTTATCTCCATGATCGAAGTCGGCAGAAACGAACCATCGGTCACAAAAATATTTGATCTATGCCGGGGACTTAGGATTAAACCTTCTGAGTTTTCAAGCTTGTGGAGATGGAATATGAGCGAATGTAAGATGGCGAACATACTGAAAAATATGAACTGGGAACCTTCGCTCATCCTTTTCAGTTCAATCTAATATTCCATTTCACAGTTAATCACCCGTTTGCTAATTGATAATGAGTGGCATTATTCGATAAACCAACTCGGGTGCTCATTGTTTTTTTCAAAGAAACTGTGGTATTATAAGTCTAATTCATAATGAACGGATTGAGGAAGCACCTCTTCTGCGAACAAAAGCGGAGGAGGTTTTTTCCGTATACTTACATTTCTTACTTCGCTTTATTCTCTTCTCATCTTTCTCATAATGTTATAAACTACTATAATGGACAACCTGTCCCCAAGGAGGTAAAGTTTTTTGAATAGATATACCGCAATCGACCTTTTTGCAGGTGCAGGAGGAATGTCGCTTGGATTCGAACAAGCAGGTTTCGATGTACTCGCGGCAGTCGAATACGACCCGATACACGCTTCAGTTCACCAATTTAATTTCCCTCAC comes from the Xylanibacillus composti genome and includes:
- a CDS encoding aspartyl-phosphate phosphatase Spo0E family protein, coding for MSRLLRILEEERRKLNKLGEESLERFIALSDNPEIQEQSRKLDKLVLLHNSMKTKRSKSAQ
- a CDS encoding CPCC family cysteine-rich protein, yielding MEIKDLSTSHSCAQSSGLMPCLIRIAFTVFPIICFMITACSLKSSWEICRLCGWEDDGQDDPNADEVWDGPNGDYSLSARKKHYVMYRDMPL
- a CDS encoding helix-turn-helix domain-containing protein, with the translated sequence MKQIIGKTVKAIRIKQGISPEDWAHECDVDRSFISMIEVGRNEPSVTKIFDLCRGLRIKPSEFSSLWRWNMSECKMANILKNMNWEPSLILFSSI